Genomic window (Bacillus pumilus):
CTCTTGGAGAATATGGAGCAATGATGGTTTTTCCAGCATCATGCTGAATATAGTCTAAATACAAGCGGTTGCCGCGTTTTTTCTTCAGTCGTTCCATAGTAAATAGTTCAGGGGCTTGTTCACATAAAAATTGACATATAAACGCAGTGGATGTTCTTGTTTCTTCGTATGTGAAGGCATCTTTCTTTAATGGAATATAGACTTGAAGTCCTTTTCCGCCACTTGTTTTAAGAAAGGCTGTAAGAAATAGCCCGTCTAAAAGCGCTTTGATTCGCTTAGCAGCTTCTATGGCTAGATGAAATTCATTAACAGTTGGTGGATCTAAATCAAAGACGATCTCGGTTGGCCGGTCCGTATCCCTTGTTTCAAAAGGAATATGAAATTCCATCGCCAACTGATTACCGAGCCAAAGAAGCGTCTGAGGGTCATTACAGACGGTGTATGAAATATCATCAGCTTGATCGGTCAAAACAAAATCTGGTGCATAAGCAGGTGTCGACTTTTGATAAAAGAATTCATCTCCCGTACCATGAGGGTACCGAATTAAAGTGAGTCGTCTTTCACGTAAAAAGGGCAAAAGATAAGGAGCTACTTGTCTTAAATAAAGTAAGTAATCTGCCTTGTTCAGATGAAGAGCTGGCACAATTGGTTTCTCTGGATGAGTGATGTCAATCACAGCAGGGAGCGGATACAGCTGTTTAAGCATTTGCTGAAACGTACACGCTGCTGGGTCAGCATCTAGTAAAAAGGAAGAAAACCGAGGCTCTCTTAAAGCGGATCCATCAAAGGATATACAAGCAATGCTAGCGACGATAGAAGGAAGGATTTCATATCCTGATGCGCCTATTCGCTTGCCTTTTGTTTGAAAGAGCGTACGTAGCGTTTGTTCTTCTTCTTTAGAAAATCCATGCTTGAATTGGACAACCTCTGTAAGGTGATCTTCTTGATAAATACAGCCTTGAAAGTAGCCATTTTCTTTGTCAAAACGAGTCACAATGACAGAGACATATCGCCAATTTTTCATTTTCAGCCATTCTTTTGACCGGATGTTGTCGTGCCATTTACTTGTCTTTTTTTTCGCAACTAGTCCTTCCGCTAAATATGTCGTCATCAGCTTTTTCATGTATTCAGGATTTGGGTCTGTATGAATGAGTTGAAGAAGGGAAGGGTGCTCGAGCTTTACAGATGGCGGAAGTTGTACCTTTTGGAAAATTTGCTGTAACTGTTTTTTCCTATCCATCAACGGTAAATCAACAACGGATTTCCCCATGCTTCTTAATAGATCAAACACAATCAAATGGCATGGAAACTTCTCAGCCTGCAGCCTGATAGTCTCTTTGTTTTTCAGTCTGCCTCTTTGCTGAACTCTCGCAAAATCACTTTGCTGTTCATCCAGTAAATAGACCAATTCCCCGTCAAACGTGAGCGGTAAAAAAGGAGCAAATTGATCTCTTAATTGTTCGCACTGTTCAATAACCTCGGGAAACTGTTCGTTTAAACGTTTTCCGGCTCTGCTTTCTAGATGAATCTCGTTTTCCTCCCATATCAGGATGGTGCGAAAACCATCATATTTTAATTCATACACCCAGTCTGTACCGGCAGGAATATCATGTGCAGTTGTTAATCGCATAGGTTTCATTGTGCTTGTCACTTCCTCATATGATGTGTTCTTAATGTGGGATGAAATTTTCATTCGCATACATAAGTCTAACGAAAACATTACATAGTAAGGAGAAATAGAACGGAGGCGACGCGATGCATACAGTTTGGAAAGGCGGCATTAGCTTTGGATTGGTCAATATCCCTGTAAAGCTGTTTACCGCTACAGAAAACAAAGATATTAAGTTAAGACAGCTCCATAAAGAGTGTCACACGCCCATTAATTATAAAAAGGTTTGCGCCAACTGCGGGGAAGAGGTGGCACCAGAACAAATCATCAAAGCGTACGAGTATGCGAAAAATAAATTCATTGAATTAGACGATGAAGAGCTAGAAAAACTGCGAAAAGAAAATGAAGAAAAAGCCGTTGAAATCATTGATTTTGTGAAGATAGAAGAGATTGATCCCATCTATTATGAAAGAAGTTACTTTTTATCACCAGATACAGGTGGTGCGAAGGCTTATTCATTATTAAGAAAAGCTTTAGAGGAATCGGGGAAAATTGGTGTGGCCAAAATCATGATTCGTTCAAAGGAGCAATTAGCAATTGTTAGGTGCTATGAACACATTTTGCTGATGGAAACCATTCATTTTCCTGACGAAATTAGACAAGTATCAGATGTACCAAATATCCCCCAAGAGGAAAACATCGTGAAAAAGGAGTTAGATACAGCACTTCTTTTAATCGAGCAATTAACCACAGCTTTCGACCCGGCGGCATATCAGGATGAATACAGAGAACAGCTGATGAACTTAATTGGCGATAAAATATCAGGAGAACATACGGTTCAGCCAGAAGCAACAGGCAAAAAAGATTCTGCATCCAATGTGACTGACTTAATGACGGCTCTTCAGGCTTCAATCGATCGATCTAAACCAGCCAAAGCAAAAAAAGCAGCACCTAAAAAAAGAAAAGCACCTGCGAAAAAAGAAAAAAATGCATAACAAAAGACCGCTCATGTGCGGTCTTATTGCGGTTTTAACACGTCCTGAATGTGCCCATCTTTTTTGTGAATAACAACGGAGGTCTCTTTATTAGAGGCAATTTCCTTTGCCCGGTCAATTGCTTTTTGTTTCGTTTCTTTGACCTCACTTGCTCGTTTTGCATTCTCTGTTTGAACCGCCCATCCTTCCTCGTGTTTAACAACATGCTGCGCATGATCCATGAGCTCTGGTCTTGCGGAGCTACTGTCTTTAGATGGCGTAACAGTACCATGAGATGAGAACTTCTCTACCTCTTTCTCTGCGGCGTTCTTTTTCCACTCTTTCGCTTGGCTGATCGCAATTGGGATGGCTCTATTTTCGTCATATCCTTCCTGTATCATTTTGTTCGCAATCTCAAGTGCTTTTTTCCGAATGACGTTGTCTAACGATTGAAATGAAGGCGGATAATCATTCATCGTCCAAGGCATATGAAGCGCTCCTTTCTTTTATTTGAACATCTTCCCACATCTACAATGGATCAAACATCCCATTTTTCTCAAACCAATGAAGGAAATAAAATACACCGTTTTGCTGAGGCATAATCTCATTCATTCCTGCAATATAGAAGTAGAAAAGGAGTGATTTTGATGATGATGAAAGGTTTGTATGAAGCCCATTTGCCTGTGAGTGATTTGAAGGCATCTATTGCATTTTATGAAAAATTGGAATTGACACTTGCGCATGAAAACGAACGAGTTGCTTTTTTATGGATTGAGAAAGGAAAGAGCTGGCTCGGTCTTTGGAAAGTAGATATGAACGCCTATCCATACCATCCTTCAACTCGGCATGTTGCCTTTCAAATTACAACGTCCAGTATCGAACAGATCAAGGCTTGGCTGGTTGAAAAGGGCATCGGCATTCACCCAATGTTTGGCTTTTCAGAAGAGCAGCAGCCGTTAGTTCTCGATAATCCGCCGCAATTTCATGCAGCAATCTATTTTCTGGACCCTGATGACAATCTGCTTGAATGCATTGCGCCGCTTGAACTTGATACAGGGGAAGACTTCGATATGATGACCTATGAGGAGTGGGAAAGAAAGAAAAATCCGTTTATTGATTGACAAAATCACTCATTGTAACTATATTGATTACAACGGTGGTGAAAGATTGTGAAACAAATTAGTAGCAGGTATCCGATTGCTGTTCATATTTTGTCATTTATTGCGGGCGTTTCAAAAGAGTGTACAGGTGATTTTATTGCTGAGAGTGTGAATTCAAATCCAGCCATTGTTCGAAAAATGATGGCAATGCTTAAACGAGCGGGGCTTATTGAGATTCGCCGCGGAGTAGGCGGTGCTTATTTAAAAAGACCGGCAGAGGAAATCACACTCTTAGATGTGTACCGTGCTGTCGATGTAAGTGAGGAAGAAGAATTATTTAACTTCCATCAGCCAGTCATCGCATGTCCGATTGGTCAAGCGATGGATATAAGACTGCGGCATGAACTAAAAGAAGCACAGACGGCTCTTGAGAATCACCTAAAGCAAGTGACGATTAAGCAATTGTTGACAGAGGCGGAATAAAAAAGCTCAGTCTGTACTTGAGCTTTTTTTACACCAGTTGTTGTAACCGATATGATTATAACAAATGAACGGATATGTATCTAAAGCGATTCCATTCATAAAACATCACCGTTGAACGAAAAATGAGGAGGTCAAACAAATGAAATTATTAGTAACAGGCGCAACAGGACAACTTGGATCGCTCGTCGTTAAGCATTTACTTAAAAAGGTACCGGCTGAACAAATTGCGGTGAGTGTTCGAGACCCACAAAAAGCAGCACATTTGAAGGAAGCTGGGGTGGATTTACGCCGCGGAGACTTTACTCAGCCAGACACACTTAAGACAGCCTTTCAAGGCATTGACCGTCTTTTGATCATTTCAACAGCGGATGGAGACCGCGTTCAGCAGCATACAGCTGCTATCCAAGCGGCAAAAGTAGCTGGTGTATCCTTTATTGCTTATACAAGTGTTGTGAGTGCAAGAAAGAGTCAGCTAGTCCTTGCACATGACCATGCAAAAACAGAAGAAGCCATTGTGGCCTCTGGCATTCCTCATGTATTTTTAAGAAACAATTGGTATGTAGAAAATGAAAAAGATCCGATACTAGCAGCCGTGAGCGGCGCACCATTTTTAAGTCCAATTGGAGATGGCAAGGTTGGCTGGGCAACAAGAAATGACTACGCAGAAGCGGCAGCAAATGCGTTAACACTTCCAGAACATAACCAGGAAATCTATGAACTGTCAGGACCGCTTCGGACGCATACTGAACTTGCACACATTGTCAGTGAGGTAAGCGGAAAAGAGGTCAAGGTGGAGCAAATCGATGTAGACACATTTGGAGAATTTTTAGCTTCAAATGGTGTACCAAAAGAAGCTGTTCCATTCGTCAAAGCCATTCAAAGTGGCATTCGTGATGGTGCCTTAGCCGTGGAAAGCGATGATTTCGAAACATTACTTGGACGGCCGTTAACGCCAATTGAAGAAAGAATCAGTGAATTGATTTCAAAATAAATCTTCTGAAGCGCCCTTAAAGGGCGACTTTTTTCATGCAGATTATCTTCATGCGTCATTAAATGTCTCTTCAACATAATTAATAGCCCCTTCAATGTATCATTTTTTATATAAACATATAGGCTGAATTGTTAATTTTCACTTTGTTTTTTCTTCTTCTCATCGAGGAGAACATGAGAAGCCCAAAAGAGAACTTATCAATTTTTATTGAATTTATCAAACCGCAATCAA
Coding sequences:
- a CDS encoding DNA ligase D — translated: MKPMRLTTAHDIPAGTDWVYELKYDGFRTILIWEENEIHLESRAGKRLNEQFPEVIEQCEQLRDQFAPFLPLTFDGELVYLLDEQQSDFARVQQRGRLKNKETIRLQAEKFPCHLIVFDLLRSMGKSVVDLPLMDRKKQLQQIFQKVQLPPSVKLEHPSLLQLIHTDPNPEYMKKLMTTYLAEGLVAKKKTSKWHDNIRSKEWLKMKNWRYVSVIVTRFDKENGYFQGCIYQEDHLTEVVQFKHGFSKEEEQTLRTLFQTKGKRIGASGYEILPSIVASIACISFDGSALREPRFSSFLLDADPAACTFQQMLKQLYPLPAVIDITHPEKPIVPALHLNKADYLLYLRQVAPYLLPFLRERRLTLIRYPHGTGDEFFYQKSTPAYAPDFVLTDQADDISYTVCNDPQTLLWLGNQLAMEFHIPFETRDTDRPTEIVFDLDPPTVNEFHLAIEAAKRIKALLDGLFLTAFLKTSGGKGLQVYIPLKKDAFTYEETRTSTAFICQFLCEQAPELFTMERLKKKRGNRLYLDYIQHDAGKTIIAPYSPRGNELGLVATPLEWDELHHDGLHPSLFTMPAVIERLKEKGDPFRRMRHLVNDDTFRQVLHRLEDIIPSHKMDIRGH
- a CDS encoding Ku protein, yielding MHTVWKGGISFGLVNIPVKLFTATENKDIKLRQLHKECHTPINYKKVCANCGEEVAPEQIIKAYEYAKNKFIELDDEELEKLRKENEEKAVEIIDFVKIEEIDPIYYERSYFLSPDTGGAKAYSLLRKALEESGKIGVAKIMIRSKEQLAIVRCYEHILLMETIHFPDEIRQVSDVPNIPQEENIVKKELDTALLLIEQLTTAFDPAAYQDEYREQLMNLIGDKISGEHTVQPEATGKKDSASNVTDLMTALQASIDRSKPAKAKKAAPKKRKAPAKKEKNA
- a CDS encoding DUF2188 domain-containing protein; the protein is MPWTMNDYPPSFQSLDNVIRKKALEIANKMIQEGYDENRAIPIAISQAKEWKKNAAEKEVEKFSSHGTVTPSKDSSSARPELMDHAQHVVKHEEGWAVQTENAKRASEVKETKQKAIDRAKEIASNKETSVVIHKKDGHIQDVLKPQ
- a CDS encoding VOC family protein, with protein sequence MMMKGLYEAHLPVSDLKASIAFYEKLELTLAHENERVAFLWIEKGKSWLGLWKVDMNAYPYHPSTRHVAFQITTSSIEQIKAWLVEKGIGIHPMFGFSEEQQPLVLDNPPQFHAAIYFLDPDDNLLECIAPLELDTGEDFDMMTYEEWERKKNPFID
- a CDS encoding Rrf2 family transcriptional regulator, with product MKQISSRYPIAVHILSFIAGVSKECTGDFIAESVNSNPAIVRKMMAMLKRAGLIEIRRGVGGAYLKRPAEEITLLDVYRAVDVSEEEELFNFHQPVIACPIGQAMDIRLRHELKEAQTALENHLKQVTIKQLLTEAE
- a CDS encoding SDR family oxidoreductase, with translation MKLLVTGATGQLGSLVVKHLLKKVPAEQIAVSVRDPQKAAHLKEAGVDLRRGDFTQPDTLKTAFQGIDRLLIISTADGDRVQQHTAAIQAAKVAGVSFIAYTSVVSARKSQLVLAHDHAKTEEAIVASGIPHVFLRNNWYVENEKDPILAAVSGAPFLSPIGDGKVGWATRNDYAEAAANALTLPEHNQEIYELSGPLRTHTELAHIVSEVSGKEVKVEQIDVDTFGEFLASNGVPKEAVPFVKAIQSGIRDGALAVESDDFETLLGRPLTPIEERISELISK